One genomic segment of Dysosmobacter sp. Marseille-Q4140 includes these proteins:
- a CDS encoding ABC transporter ATP-binding protein, whose protein sequence is MLELKNIYKTFNAGTVNEKRALAGLNLTLNDGDFVTVIGGNGAGKSTMLNAVAGTWAVDAGQILIGGTDVTHLPEFKRAKFIGRVFQDPMMGTAPTMQIEENLALAARRGQRRGLRWGITKTERADYRELLRDLDLGLEDRLTSKVGLLSGGQRQALTLLMAALKRPKLLLLDEHTAALDPKTAAKVLELSDRIVEENHLTTMMVTHNMKDAIAHGNRLIMMYEGHIVIDVSGEEKKKLTVPQLLELFSKVSGSDEADDKMLLS, encoded by the coding sequence ATGCTTGAACTGAAAAACATCTACAAGACCTTCAACGCCGGTACGGTCAATGAAAAGCGGGCCCTGGCGGGGCTGAACCTGACGCTCAATGACGGAGACTTCGTCACCGTCATCGGCGGCAACGGCGCCGGCAAGTCCACCATGCTCAATGCCGTGGCGGGCACCTGGGCCGTGGACGCCGGCCAGATCCTCATCGGCGGCACCGACGTGACCCACCTGCCGGAATTCAAGCGGGCCAAGTTCATCGGCCGGGTGTTCCAGGACCCCATGATGGGCACTGCCCCCACCATGCAGATCGAGGAAAACCTGGCTCTGGCGGCCCGCCGCGGGCAGCGCCGCGGCCTGCGCTGGGGCATTACCAAAACGGAACGGGCCGACTACCGGGAGCTGCTGCGGGACCTGGACCTGGGTCTGGAGGACCGGCTCACCAGCAAGGTGGGCCTTCTCTCCGGCGGCCAGCGCCAGGCGCTGACGCTGCTGATGGCCGCATTGAAGCGGCCGAAGCTGTTGCTGCTGGACGAGCACACCGCCGCCCTGGATCCCAAGACTGCCGCCAAGGTGCTGGAACTCTCCGACCGGATCGTGGAGGAGAACCACCTGACCACCATGATGGTGACCCACAATATGAAGGACGCCATCGCCCACGGCAACCGGCTCATCATGATGTACGAGGGACACATCGTTATCGACGTGTCCGGCGAGGAGAAGAAGAAGCTGACGGTGCCCCAGCTGCTGGAGCTGTTCAGCAAGGTCAGCGGCAGCGACGAAGCCGACGACAAGATGCTGCTGTCCTAA
- a CDS encoding fumarylacetoacetate hydrolase family protein yields the protein MNTLIETASLSDLRSAADAAERTGASVPLDAVELLAPIPRPRQDIICLGMNYRAHLEEAARYNADAFEKQKPVAVYFSKRVTEAVAPGGDIPRHAGLVERLDYESELAVILGKTARNVKAAEAGDYIFGYTIINDVSARDVQTGHKQWYFGKGLDGFTPMGPWIVTADEIPFPPALDIGSTVNGEVRQKSNTALFLTSIQEVLEELTSGMTLLPATIIATGTPAGSGMGFDPPKFLKTGDVVECTIQGIGSIRNTVR from the coding sequence ATGAATACCCTGATCGAGACCGCCTCCCTCTCCGACCTCCGCTCCGCCGCCGACGCGGCGGAGCGGACCGGCGCCTCCGTCCCCCTGGATGCTGTGGAGCTGCTGGCCCCCATTCCCCGCCCCCGGCAGGACATCATCTGCCTGGGCATGAACTACCGGGCCCATCTGGAGGAGGCCGCCCGCTACAACGCCGACGCCTTTGAAAAGCAGAAGCCCGTGGCGGTGTACTTCTCCAAGCGGGTGACGGAGGCCGTGGCTCCCGGCGGCGACATCCCCCGCCACGCAGGGCTGGTGGAGCGGCTGGACTACGAGAGCGAGCTGGCGGTGATCCTGGGGAAGACCGCCCGGAACGTGAAGGCGGCCGAGGCCGGGGACTACATCTTCGGCTATACCATCATCAACGACGTCTCCGCCCGGGACGTACAGACCGGCCACAAGCAGTGGTACTTCGGCAAGGGTCTGGACGGCTTCACCCCCATGGGTCCCTGGATCGTCACCGCCGACGAGATCCCCTTTCCCCCGGCCCTGGACATTGGCTCCACGGTCAACGGCGAGGTCCGGCAGAAGTCCAACACGGCCCTGTTTCTCACCTCCATCCAGGAGGTGCTGGAGGAGCTGACCTCCGGCATGACGCTGCTGCCCGCCACCATTATCGCCACCGGCACCCCCGCCGGCTCGGGTATGGGCTTCGACCCGCCCAAGTTTCTCAAAACGGGGGACGTGGTGGAGTGCACCATTCAGGGCATCGGCTCCATCCGCAACACCGTCCGCTGA
- a CDS encoding aminopeptidase P family protein, giving the protein MNHFQKIAARLEAAGLDAMLLTGEANRFYAAGFHSAGTDGVALVTKHRAWYFTDARYIEAAGRYVQGAEIRETGPGRGYAVLLEEVLREQAVSRLGFEDAYMTVQEWERYRKALPCDLIPASELLWDLRRTKDSEELEAMVAAQRIAERALEDILGEIRPGMTEKEVAARLQYRMLHYGAENMSFDPIVVSGPNSSLPHGVPSEREIGRGEFVTMDFGCIYHGYCSDMTRTVAVGFATEEMQQVYQTVLAAQAAGIAAARAGVTGREVDGAARAVITAAGYGDYFTHSFGHGVGVEIHESPSASPLNDQPLPAGAVISAEPGIYLPGRMGVRIEDVILLTEEGCRNLTKAPKELMIL; this is encoded by the coding sequence GTGAACCACTTTCAGAAGATCGCGGCCCGATTGGAGGCCGCGGGCCTGGACGCCATGCTGCTGACCGGCGAGGCCAACCGCTTTTACGCGGCCGGCTTCCACTCCGCAGGCACCGACGGCGTGGCCCTGGTGACAAAGCATCGCGCCTGGTATTTCACCGACGCGCGGTACATTGAGGCCGCCGGACGCTACGTCCAGGGGGCGGAGATCCGGGAGACGGGGCCTGGCCGGGGCTATGCCGTACTGCTGGAGGAGGTGCTCCGGGAGCAGGCGGTCAGCCGCCTGGGCTTTGAGGACGCCTATATGACCGTGCAGGAGTGGGAGCGCTACCGCAAGGCTCTTCCCTGCGATCTGATCCCCGCTTCAGAGCTGCTGTGGGACCTGCGGCGCACCAAGGACAGCGAGGAGCTGGAGGCCATGGTAGCAGCCCAGCGGATCGCCGAGCGGGCGCTGGAGGACATCCTGGGCGAGATTCGCCCGGGCATGACGGAGAAGGAGGTGGCCGCCCGGCTCCAGTACCGGATGCTCCACTACGGGGCGGAGAATATGTCCTTTGATCCCATCGTGGTATCCGGCCCCAACAGCAGCCTTCCCCACGGCGTGCCCTCAGAGCGGGAGATCGGACGGGGAGAGTTTGTCACCATGGACTTCGGCTGTATCTATCACGGCTACTGCTCCGACATGACCCGCACGGTGGCTGTGGGCTTTGCCACCGAGGAGATGCAGCAGGTCTACCAGACGGTGCTTGCCGCACAGGCCGCCGGCATCGCCGCTGCCCGGGCCGGAGTGACCGGCCGGGAGGTAGACGGCGCCGCCCGGGCCGTCATCACCGCCGCCGGCTACGGGGACTATTTCACCCACAGCTTCGGTCATGGGGTGGGCGTGGAGATCCATGAGAGCCCCAGCGCCTCGCCGCTCAACGACCAGCCTCTGCCCGCCGGTGCTGTGATCTCTGCGGAGCCGGGGATCTATCTGCCGGGCCGCATGGGCGTGCGGATCGAGGACGTGATCCTCCTGACGGAGGAGGGCTGCCGGAACCTGACCAAGGCGCCCAAAGAGCTGATGATTCTGTGA
- a CDS encoding ABC transporter permease, with protein sequence MLNFVNALPGAVSQGLIWGIMAIGVYITYKILDIADLTVDGSFCTGAAAFVMLYTTGTNLWLAMLVSILAGMAAGLVTGLLHTFCGIPAILAGILTQLGLWSINMAIMDMKATVAINVTQADMLDGLLVSLRFVQDASNGTRPFYRHPILVVGLLTVVLIALLYWFFGTELGASLRATGSNQNMARAQGISTDFTKVLGLMISNGLVALSGALLAQYNSASEINMGRGAIVIGLAAVIIGEVAFSKVFHNFALKLLAVSIGAILYYIVIQAVLAMGLNANYLKLLSAVVVAVFLSIPYWKGKYIHANVRTGVQTGGNGHA encoded by the coding sequence ATGCTGAATTTTGTCAACGCGCTGCCGGGCGCTGTGTCCCAGGGCCTGATCTGGGGCATTATGGCCATCGGCGTCTACATCACCTACAAGATCCTGGACATCGCAGACCTGACGGTGGACGGCTCCTTCTGCACCGGCGCCGCCGCCTTCGTCATGCTCTACACCACCGGCACCAACCTGTGGCTGGCCATGCTGGTATCCATTCTGGCAGGCATGGCGGCCGGCCTGGTCACAGGACTGCTGCACACCTTCTGCGGCATCCCCGCCATCCTCGCCGGCATTCTGACCCAGCTGGGCCTGTGGTCCATCAATATGGCCATTATGGACATGAAGGCCACGGTGGCCATCAATGTCACACAGGCTGATATGCTGGACGGCCTGCTGGTGTCTCTTCGCTTCGTGCAGGACGCCTCCAACGGCACCCGCCCCTTCTACCGTCACCCCATTCTGGTAGTCGGTCTTTTGACGGTGGTTTTGATCGCCCTGCTGTACTGGTTCTTCGGCACGGAGCTGGGCGCATCCCTGCGGGCCACCGGTTCCAATCAGAACATGGCCCGGGCCCAGGGCATCAGCACTGACTTCACCAAAGTCCTGGGATTGATGATCTCCAACGGCCTGGTGGCCCTGTCCGGCGCCCTGCTGGCCCAGTACAACAGCGCCAGCGAGATCAACATGGGCCGCGGCGCCATCGTCATCGGCCTGGCCGCCGTCATTATCGGCGAGGTGGCCTTCTCCAAGGTCTTCCACAACTTCGCACTGAAGCTGCTGGCGGTGTCCATTGGCGCCATTTTGTATTACATCGTCATTCAGGCGGTGCTGGCCATGGGCCTCAACGCCAACTATCTGAAGCTGCTCTCCGCGGTGGTGGTGGCCGTCTTCCTGTCCATTCCCTATTGGAAGGGCAAGTACATTCACGCCAACGTCCGCACCGGTGTGCAAACGGGAGGAAACGGCCATGCTTGA
- a CDS encoding ABC transporter substrate-binding protein: MKKKLLALTLAALMALSLAACGGDTASTDTEAAEDEAAETAEASGQVYNIGICQLAPHPALDAATEGFIDAVTEALGAENVNIDNQNAAGDSPTCGTIINGFVSANVDLILANATAPLQTAAAATATIPVLGTSVTEYGVALGIDGFTGTVGTNVSGTSDLAPLDQQAAMVKEWFPDAKTVGLLYCSAEPNSQYQVDNVQAYLEELGYTCTQYSFSDTNDMASVTQQAADNSDVLYVPTDNTCANNTGVIDNICRPAGVPIICGEEGICGGCGVATLSISYYDLGYTTGEMAVKILTGEADVSEMPIEYAPQFTKKYNETICADLGLTVPEGYEAIVIE; this comes from the coding sequence ATGAAAAAGAAACTGCTTGCCCTGACGCTCGCCGCCCTGATGGCGCTGAGCCTGGCCGCCTGCGGCGGCGACACCGCCTCCACCGATACGGAAGCTGCCGAGGACGAAGCCGCCGAAACCGCTGAAGCCTCCGGCCAGGTCTACAACATCGGCATCTGCCAGCTGGCGCCCCACCCCGCTCTGGACGCCGCCACCGAGGGCTTCATCGACGCTGTGACGGAAGCTCTGGGCGCTGAAAACGTCAACATCGATAACCAGAACGCCGCCGGCGACAGCCCCACCTGCGGCACCATCATCAACGGGTTCGTCTCCGCCAATGTGGATCTGATCCTGGCCAACGCCACCGCGCCGCTGCAGACCGCTGCCGCCGCCACCGCCACCATCCCGGTGCTGGGCACCTCCGTCACTGAGTACGGTGTGGCCCTGGGCATCGACGGCTTCACCGGCACCGTGGGCACCAACGTCTCCGGCACCTCCGACCTGGCGCCGCTGGACCAGCAGGCCGCCATGGTGAAGGAGTGGTTCCCCGACGCCAAGACCGTGGGTCTGCTGTACTGCTCCGCCGAACCCAACAGCCAGTATCAGGTGGACAACGTCCAGGCCTATCTGGAGGAGCTGGGCTATACCTGCACCCAGTACTCCTTCTCCGACACCAACGACATGGCCTCCGTCACCCAGCAGGCCGCCGACAACAGCGACGTGCTCTATGTCCCCACGGATAATACCTGCGCCAACAACACCGGCGTCATCGACAACATCTGCCGTCCCGCCGGCGTCCCCATCATCTGCGGCGAGGAAGGTATCTGCGGCGGCTGCGGCGTGGCCACCTTGTCCATCAGCTACTATGATCTGGGCTATACCACCGGCGAGATGGCTGTGAAGATCCTCACCGGCGAGGCCGACGTGTCCGAGATGCCCATTGAGTACGCCCCCCAGTTCACCAAGAAATACAACGAAACCATCTGCGCCGACCTGGGTCTGACTGTTCCCGAGGGCTACGAGGCAATCGTCATCGAGTAA
- a CDS encoding ABC transporter substrate-binding protein produces MKPFKKFFAALLALTMTLSLAACGGASDDTAAEGDGSGEGEATMYKIGISQYGEHGSLDNCREGFLQGLEQAGLVEGTDFEIHYENAGFDDSIATQIGQTFSAEGVDLMVGIATPSAVACYAAAEDKNIPVIFTAITDPVGAHLDASNITGTSDVLPVAGQLELIRELQPHAKTIGIVYMTSEANSVYSIGVYEELAADYGFAIESVGVTAQSEVTQAVDTLISRGVDCLSNLTDNTVVGVLPAILEKTNEAGIPVYGSEVEQVKLGCVAGAGLDYVKLGIQTGLMAAKVLTGEATCEDLPYEIIEDYDLYINSEALDAMGLAVPEDVAQTAVEVNAA; encoded by the coding sequence ATGAAACCGTTCAAGAAGTTTTTCGCGGCCCTGCTGGCCCTGACCATGACCCTGTCCCTGGCCGCCTGCGGCGGCGCCAGTGACGACACCGCCGCCGAGGGCGACGGCTCCGGCGAGGGTGAGGCCACGATGTACAAGATCGGCATTTCCCAGTACGGCGAGCACGGCTCCCTGGACAACTGCCGGGAGGGCTTCCTCCAGGGTCTGGAGCAGGCGGGCCTGGTGGAGGGCACCGATTTTGAGATCCACTATGAGAACGCCGGATTTGACGACTCCATCGCCACCCAGATCGGCCAGACCTTCTCCGCCGAGGGCGTGGACCTGATGGTGGGCATCGCCACCCCCTCCGCCGTGGCCTGCTACGCCGCCGCCGAGGACAAAAACATCCCCGTGATCTTCACCGCCATCACCGACCCCGTGGGCGCCCACCTGGACGCCAGCAACATCACCGGCACCTCCGACGTGCTGCCGGTGGCCGGCCAGCTGGAGCTGATCCGGGAGCTGCAGCCCCACGCCAAGACCATCGGCATCGTCTATATGACCAGCGAGGCCAACTCCGTGTACTCCATCGGCGTGTATGAGGAACTGGCCGCCGACTACGGCTTTGCCATCGAGTCCGTGGGCGTCACCGCCCAGTCCGAGGTCACCCAGGCGGTGGACACTCTGATCTCCCGGGGCGTGGACTGCCTGTCCAACCTGACCGACAACACCGTGGTGGGCGTGCTGCCCGCCATCCTGGAAAAGACCAACGAGGCCGGCATCCCCGTCTACGGCTCCGAAGTGGAGCAGGTGAAGCTGGGGTGCGTGGCCGGCGCGGGCCTGGACTATGTGAAGCTGGGCATCCAGACGGGCCTCATGGCCGCCAAGGTCCTCACCGGCGAGGCCACCTGCGAGGACCTGCCCTATGAGATCATCGAGGACTACGACCTGTATATCAACAGCGAGGCTCTGGACGCCATGGGGCTGGCCGTGCCCGAGGACGTGGCCCAGACAGCAGTCGAGGTCAACGCGGCCTGA
- a CDS encoding putative manganese-dependent inorganic diphosphatase, translated as MDTIYITGHRNPDTDSIVSAMAYAALKNALGQRQYQAARLGQVSDETQIVLDKFGFQPPRLLSNVRTQVRDLDYDTPPTLSAAATISRAWQTMQADKIFVIPVANDDGTLFGMLSAGDVASYDMSSVRNPRLGEVPIFNLLSVLEGKILNEGEQLRDVISGEVTIALPASRENLVFSDPESIVVCGDQPDMIRRALDVGAAGVIVCQAEVDPVLLEEAAGKGTCIISTPYDAYRAVRLLYHALPISSICKNQDLVSFHLDDYIDDVQDTVLESRFRAYPILDENERVVGTLSRFHLLRPRRKQVVLMDHNEKAQSVMGLEQAEILEIIDHHRLADIQTKNPIAVRNEPVGSTTTIVAGMYQEKGLMPTAKMAGLMAAAIVSDTVMFKSPTCTQRDIDVANRMARIANVSLEEVGKAIFSATSGDDKSVEDMLRTDYKEFHIAGHDLAVSQITCMDSDRLLQRQEEFLSAMENIRKKQKLHTVVLMITDVLKEGTHLLFVGEADTIRQAFNIRTNDAAPFLPKIMSRKKQVIPMLSALWG; from the coding sequence ATGGATACTATTTATATCACTGGACACCGGAACCCCGACACGGATTCCATCGTCTCCGCCATGGCGTACGCCGCGCTGAAAAACGCGCTGGGCCAGCGGCAGTATCAGGCCGCCCGGCTGGGTCAGGTCAGCGATGAGACCCAGATCGTGCTGGACAAGTTCGGGTTCCAGCCGCCCCGTCTGCTCAGCAACGTCCGCACGCAGGTGCGGGACCTGGACTACGACACGCCGCCCACCCTGTCCGCCGCCGCCACCATCAGCCGGGCCTGGCAGACCATGCAGGCTGACAAGATCTTTGTGATTCCGGTGGCCAATGACGACGGGACACTGTTCGGCATGCTCTCCGCCGGAGATGTGGCCAGCTATGATATGTCCTCCGTCCGAAATCCCCGGCTGGGAGAGGTGCCCATTTTCAACCTGCTGTCGGTGCTGGAGGGTAAGATCCTCAACGAGGGGGAGCAGCTGCGTGATGTGATCTCCGGCGAGGTCACCATCGCTCTGCCGGCCAGCCGGGAGAACCTGGTGTTCTCCGATCCGGAGAGCATCGTGGTCTGCGGCGACCAGCCGGATATGATCCGCCGGGCGCTGGATGTGGGCGCGGCCGGCGTCATCGTCTGCCAGGCCGAGGTGGATCCGGTTCTGCTGGAAGAGGCGGCGGGGAAGGGGACGTGCATCATCTCCACCCCCTACGATGCCTACCGGGCGGTGCGCCTGCTGTACCATGCCCTGCCCATCAGCAGTATCTGCAAAAATCAGGACCTGGTCAGCTTCCATCTGGACGACTATATCGACGACGTGCAGGACACCGTGCTGGAGAGCCGCTTCCGCGCCTACCCCATTCTGGACGAGAACGAGCGGGTGGTGGGTACCCTGTCCCGGTTCCATCTGCTGCGCCCCCGCCGCAAGCAGGTGGTGCTGATGGACCACAATGAGAAGGCCCAGTCGGTGATGGGCCTGGAGCAGGCGGAGATCCTGGAGATCATCGACCACCACCGCCTGGCGGACATCCAGACTAAGAATCCCATCGCCGTGCGCAATGAGCCCGTGGGCAGCACCACCACCATCGTGGCCGGCATGTATCAGGAAAAGGGCCTCATGCCCACAGCCAAGATGGCGGGCCTCATGGCTGCCGCTATTGTCTCTGATACCGTCATGTTCAAATCCCCCACCTGTACCCAGCGGGATATCGATGTGGCCAACCGCATGGCCCGGATTGCCAATGTCTCCCTGGAGGAGGTGGGCAAGGCCATTTTCTCCGCCACCAGCGGCGACGACAAGTCCGTGGAGGACATGCTGCGGACCGACTATAAGGAGTTCCACATCGCCGGCCATGACCTGGCGGTCAGCCAGATCACCTGCATGGACTCCGACCGGCTGCTCCAGAGGCAGGAGGAGTTCCTCTCCGCCATGGAGAACATTCGGAAAAAGCAGAAGCTGCACACGGTGGTCCTCATGATCACCGACGTGCTGAAGGAGGGCACCCACCTGCTGTTCGTGGGAGAGGCCGACACCATCCGCCAGGCCTTCAACATCCGCACCAACGACGCGGCGCCCTTCCTGCCCAAGATCATGTCCCGGAAAAAGCAGGTCATCCCCATGCTCTCCGCCCTGTGGGGCTGA
- a CDS encoding CTP synthase, translating to MIGKRKGEVSGVTTKFVFVTGGVVSGLGKGICAASLGRLLKQRGVRVRNQKFDPYINVDPGTMSPYQHGEVFVTEDGAETDLDLGHYERFVDEDLTGNSSVSSGKIYWSVLNRERRGDYLGATVQIIPHITDEIKNRIYSMAGEDVDVVITEIGGTVGDIESQPFLEAIRQVAVERPRGDVVFIHVPLIVQIPGSGELKSKPTQHSVKELLSLGIQPDILVCRCDAPITEDIRRKIALFCNVEPDCVIQNTTARTLYEVPLLMAKEGLDEVVCRKLGLITHQPDLREWKAMVKRELAAERHVTIALVGKYTQLHDAYLSVVESLHHAGTANDAVVDIRWVDSETVTDENAAQVLSGCAGVLVPGGFGDRGIEGMIAACRYARENMVPYFGICLGMQMAVVEFARHVMGLEDANSSEFAATRHPVIDLMPDQVHITDKGGTMRLGRYPCRLTEGSRSRALYGAAEISERHRHRYEFNNDYRAAARSAGLTLAGLSPDERLVEIVELEDHPWFVGAQFHPEFKSRPDRPHPLFYGFVKAALEQGAEER from the coding sequence ATGATAGGAAAAAGGAAAGGTGAGGTGAGCGGTGTGACCACCAAGTTTGTATTTGTCACCGGCGGCGTGGTGTCCGGCCTGGGCAAGGGGATCTGCGCGGCGTCCCTGGGACGGCTTTTGAAGCAGCGGGGCGTCCGGGTGCGCAATCAGAAGTTCGACCCCTATATCAATGTGGACCCCGGGACCATGAGCCCCTATCAGCACGGGGAGGTGTTCGTCACCGAGGACGGCGCCGAGACGGATCTGGACCTGGGTCACTACGAGCGGTTCGTGGACGAGGACCTGACCGGCAACAGCTCCGTGTCCTCCGGCAAGATCTACTGGTCCGTGCTGAACCGGGAGCGCCGGGGCGACTACCTGGGCGCCACGGTGCAGATCATCCCCCACATCACCGACGAGATCAAAAACCGCATCTACTCCATGGCCGGGGAGGATGTGGACGTGGTCATCACCGAGATCGGCGGCACCGTGGGCGACATTGAGTCCCAGCCCTTTCTGGAGGCCATCCGCCAGGTGGCCGTGGAGCGGCCCCGGGGCGACGTGGTGTTCATCCATGTGCCCCTGATCGTCCAGATCCCCGGCTCCGGGGAGCTCAAGAGCAAGCCCACCCAGCACTCCGTGAAGGAGCTTTTGTCTCTGGGCATCCAGCCGGACATCCTGGTGTGCCGGTGCGACGCCCCCATCACCGAGGACATCCGCCGGAAGATCGCCCTGTTCTGCAACGTGGAGCCGGACTGCGTCATCCAGAACACCACCGCCCGGACCCTCTACGAGGTGCCTCTGCTGATGGCGAAGGAGGGCCTGGACGAGGTGGTCTGCCGGAAGCTGGGCCTCATCACCCACCAGCCGGACCTGCGGGAGTGGAAGGCCATGGTAAAGCGGGAGCTGGCGGCGGAGCGCCATGTGACCATCGCCCTGGTGGGCAAGTACACCCAGCTCCACGACGCCTACCTCTCCGTGGTGGAGTCCCTGCACCACGCCGGCACCGCCAACGACGCGGTGGTGGACATCCGGTGGGTGGACTCCGAGACCGTCACCGATGAAAACGCGGCCCAGGTCCTCTCCGGCTGCGCCGGGGTGCTGGTGCCCGGGGGCTTCGGCGACCGGGGCATCGAGGGCATGATCGCCGCCTGCCGCTACGCCCGGGAAAATATGGTGCCGTACTTCGGCATCTGCCTGGGGATGCAGATGGCGGTGGTGGAGTTTGCCCGCCACGTGATGGGGCTGGAGGACGCCAACTCCTCCGAGTTCGCCGCCACCAGGCACCCGGTCATCGACCTGATGCCGGATCAGGTGCACATCACCGACAAGGGCGGCACCATGCGCCTGGGGCGGTATCCCTGCCGCCTGACAGAGGGCAGCCGGAGCCGGGCGCTGTACGGCGCGGCGGAGATCTCCGAGCGTCACCGCCACCGCTATGAGTTCAACAACGACTACCGCGCCGCCGCCCGGTCCGCAGGCCTGACCCTGGCGGGCCTGTCCCCCGATGAGAGGCTGGTGGAGATCGTGGAGCTGGAGGACCATCCCTGGTTTGTGGGCGCCCAGTTCCACCCGGAGTTCAAGAGCCGCCCCGACCGTCCGCATCCGCTGTTTTACGGGTTCGTGAAGGCGGCGCTGGAGCAGGGCGCAGAAGAGAGATAA
- a CDS encoding ABC transporter permease, with protein MNLADLLAGALIQGLIYTLVSFGVYITYSILDFPDLGVDGTFPLGAAVTAVLLTKGVDPYLTLPLAMVAGALAGLVTGLIHVRLRVRNLLAGIITMTALFSINLQIAGSNLTVERAVDTIFSAGPTMALLGGLTLTGRKLVVSAVLVLVVKIALDLYFKTKSGLLLRAVGDNASLVTALAKDRGRVKILGLVIANALVALGGCVVCHELRSFSSTMGTGQLVYGLAAVIIGISLFRFYEHSPLARALRKHKGLRWLGAPTGTTAVIVGSVLYKLCIQTALSLSWFPANMMKFVTAVLFLLVLVVSGRKGEEIIHA; from the coding sequence ATGAACCTTGCAGATCTGCTGGCAGGCGCCCTGATCCAGGGCCTGATCTACACCCTGGTATCCTTCGGCGTCTACATCACCTACTCCATTCTGGACTTCCCGGACCTGGGGGTGGACGGCACCTTCCCCCTTGGGGCCGCCGTCACCGCCGTGCTGCTGACAAAGGGCGTGGACCCCTATCTGACGCTGCCCCTGGCCATGGTGGCCGGAGCTCTGGCGGGCCTGGTCACGGGCCTCATCCATGTACGGCTGCGGGTGCGCAACCTCCTGGCCGGCATCATCACCATGACGGCCCTGTTCTCCATCAACCTCCAGATCGCCGGGTCCAACCTGACGGTGGAGCGGGCGGTGGACACCATCTTCTCCGCCGGGCCCACCATGGCGCTGCTGGGCGGACTGACCCTGACGGGGCGGAAGCTGGTGGTGTCCGCGGTGCTGGTGCTGGTGGTGAAAATCGCCCTGGACCTGTACTTCAAGACCAAGTCCGGCCTGCTGCTGCGGGCCGTGGGCGACAACGCCTCCCTGGTCACCGCCCTGGCCAAGGACCGGGGCCGGGTGAAGATCCTGGGCCTGGTGATCGCCAACGCCCTGGTGGCTCTGGGCGGGTGCGTGGTGTGCCACGAGCTGCGGAGTTTCTCCTCCACCATGGGCACCGGCCAGCTGGTGTACGGCCTGGCGGCCGTCATCATCGGCATCTCCCTCTTCCGCTTCTACGAGCACTCCCCCCTGGCCCGGGCCCTGCGCAAACATAAGGGCCTGCGGTGGCTGGGCGCCCCCACAGGGACCACGGCGGTCATCGTGGGCAGCGTGCTCTACAAGCTGTGCATCCAGACGGCCCTGAGCCTCAGCTGGTTCCCGGCCAATATGATGAAATTCGTCACCGCCGTGCTGTTTTTGCTGGTGCTGGTCGTTTCCGGCCGGAAGGGAGAGGAGATCATCCATGCTTGA
- a CDS encoding TipAS antibiotic-recognition domain-containing protein, whose translation MSAYIGAGEEQISADAILVEFAAEAKKDDPSSPEARALVLRWQDHIARFHGSCDTEKLRRLAYLYGADDRFAEHLDSFGDGTAHFMGEAIEAYLETL comes from the coding sequence ATGTCTGCATACATCGGCGCAGGAGAAGAACAGATCTCCGCGGACGCCATTTTGGTGGAATTTGCCGCGGAGGCGAAAAAGGACGATCCGTCCAGTCCCGAGGCCCGGGCCCTGGTGCTGCGCTGGCAGGACCACATCGCCCGGTTCCACGGCAGCTGCGACACGGAAAAGCTGCGCCGTCTGGCGTATCTCTACGGCGCGGACGACCGCTTCGCCGAGCATCTGGACAGCTTCGGAGACGGCACCGCCCACTTTATGGGAGAGGCCATCGAGGCCTACCTGGAGACCTTGTGA